In a genomic window of Corynebacterium coyleae:
- a CDS encoding type II toxin-antitoxin system VapC family toxin yields the protein MTSRGLLDTSVLLDLDEIDPNLLPEQWTISSIAFAELAVGPVAAQDPLERARRSNQTRAIAELVECIPFDDRAAQAYALVYGAVIRAGRKPRGRAFDLLIASTAVAEGLDLYTRNPQDFRGLEELLNVISV from the coding sequence GTGACTAGCAGAGGCTTGTTGGATACATCAGTGCTCCTCGATCTCGATGAAATAGATCCAAATCTACTGCCAGAGCAGTGGACAATCTCGTCTATCGCTTTCGCTGAGCTGGCTGTCGGCCCTGTTGCAGCGCAGGATCCTTTGGAGCGTGCCCGCCGATCAAATCAGACCCGTGCAATCGCTGAACTAGTTGAGTGTATTCCGTTCGACGATCGTGCAGCACAAGCCTATGCCCTTGTATATGGGGCAGTGATCCGTGCCGGGCGAAAGCCACGAGGGCGTGCGTTTGATCTCTTGATCGCAAGCACTGCTGTGGCGGAAGGGCTTGATTTGTATACGAGGAATCCGCAGGACTTTAGAGGTCTTGAAGAACTTTTGAACGTGATTTCGGTTTAG
- a CDS encoding type II toxin-antitoxin system Phd/YefM family antitoxin, translating into MTETISQRELRNESGRIMRALDEGETFVITSNSHPVGELRPLRKPRFARKEDLLATVKRLPKVKFEEFRADIDEYVDQRIDPRD; encoded by the coding sequence ATGACGGAGACAATCAGCCAGCGAGAGCTGCGAAATGAAAGCGGGCGCATCATGCGAGCGCTCGACGAGGGGGAGACATTTGTGATTACAAGCAACTCGCATCCGGTAGGTGAATTGCGACCATTAAGGAAGCCACGATTCGCACGAAAAGAAGACTTGCTAGCAACGGTCAAGCGGCTTCCGAAAGTTAAGTTTGAAGAGTTCCGGGCCGATATTGACGAGTATGTAGACCAACGAATTGATCCGCGTGACTAG
- a CDS encoding MalY/PatB family protein, with translation MQFPSLETLQARGTRKWTQFDADVLPLFIAESDFPTAPAVKEAIADAVEREMFGYTPAPHAHHLGEAVAGFYEHRYGWRPDAAKIFPVADVVRGVMLAIKYFTEGDVIVPVPAYFPFLEVAQVAGRKRVDVSSAGGLDLDEVDAAFAGGAGSIIVTNPFNPGGYVFTADELDAVCEVARKHGARVIVDEIHAPLVFDGAHVCAAANNPDVCITVTATSKAWNVAGLKCAQMIFSNDEDARTWNALSGVAKDGVGTLGIVAAEACYTHGREFLDEEIEQLRANRDWLVEHLPKAVPGIAIEVPQATYLMFLDFSKTKLVDEKPAAWLRRHAKVAMNEGVDFGPGGEHRARMNFATSPEILQEAVKRIGDAINTI, from the coding sequence ATGCAATTTCCCAGCCTTGAAACCCTGCAAGCCCGCGGCACGCGTAAGTGGACGCAGTTCGACGCTGACGTGCTGCCGTTGTTCATCGCGGAAAGCGACTTCCCCACCGCCCCGGCGGTAAAGGAAGCGATTGCGGATGCGGTGGAGCGCGAGATGTTCGGCTACACCCCGGCGCCGCACGCGCACCATTTGGGTGAAGCGGTGGCTGGGTTCTACGAGCACCGCTACGGCTGGCGCCCGGATGCAGCAAAGATCTTCCCGGTCGCGGACGTGGTGCGCGGCGTGATGCTTGCGATCAAGTACTTCACCGAGGGTGATGTGATTGTGCCGGTGCCGGCGTACTTCCCGTTCCTGGAAGTTGCCCAGGTTGCGGGCCGCAAGCGTGTGGATGTCTCCAGCGCGGGCGGGCTCGACCTGGATGAGGTGGACGCAGCGTTTGCAGGCGGCGCGGGCAGCATCATCGTGACCAACCCGTTCAACCCGGGCGGCTACGTGTTCACGGCCGACGAGTTGGATGCCGTCTGCGAGGTCGCACGCAAGCATGGCGCGCGGGTGATTGTCGACGAAATCCACGCGCCCTTGGTCTTCGACGGCGCCCACGTGTGCGCCGCGGCGAACAACCCGGACGTGTGCATCACGGTAACGGCGACGTCGAAGGCGTGGAACGTCGCGGGCTTAAAGTGCGCGCAGATGATCTTCAGCAACGACGAGGACGCCCGTACGTGGAATGCGTTGTCGGGGGTAGCCAAAGACGGTGTGGGCACCCTCGGCATTGTGGCCGCGGAGGCCTGCTACACGCATGGTCGTGAGTTCCTCGACGAAGAGATAGAGCAGCTGCGGGCCAACCGCGACTGGCTGGTGGAGCACCTCCCCAAGGCCGTGCCGGGTATTGCAATTGAGGTGCCGCAGGCGACCTATTTGATGTTCCTGGACTTCTCAAAGACCAAGCTTGTGGATGAAAAACCGGCGGCGTGGCTTCGTCGTCACGCAAAAGTTGCGATGAATGAGGGCGTGGACTTTGGCCCTGGCGGAGAGCACCGTGCGAGGATGAACTTTGCCACCTCCCCGGAGATTCTCCAGGAGGCTGTCAAACGGATCGGGGACGCCATCAACACCATCTAA
- the brnQ gene encoding branched-chain amino acid transport system II carrier protein, translated as MGSTAISRADGQSTNGRSTSAIIVTGLALFSMFFGAGNLIFPPMLAVQAGDNFWPALIGFLVTASLLPVLAVIAIALSGSNLRDLAQRAGTAFGVVFPVLAYLSIGAFYALPRTGAVSFETAITPLFGFDSLVASGIFNVVFFGIALALSWNPTTIMEKLGKFLTPALLVLLIVMISVSAFRWSAEPATPQEPYDNGPLTSGLLEGYLTMDSIAALAFSIVVISTLRGRGFKEGAPLVSGTIYAGVGAGAMLALVYVGLGVIGRVMPGASNFDNGAGLLAEASNLTMGGAGQAVFSAIVLLACLTTAVGLITATAEYFSEQFPGSYHVWAVIFAVASMIMATQGLDFVMAIAAPVIGFLYPPAITLIALTLIEPAFRARTRFSWAFFVPLWVAVVWSAIETFISLDWAADALRPIVQWAPLAAEGLGWVVPVVVAFIIGLIVDLAKPKPAMIPGTMESIEGEDLSAEGDAAPVLQS; from the coding sequence ATGGGTTCCACAGCGATTTCACGGGCAGACGGCCAGTCAACGAATGGACGCTCCACCAGCGCCATCATCGTGACTGGGCTCGCCCTGTTCTCAATGTTCTTCGGCGCGGGAAACCTCATCTTCCCGCCAATGCTGGCCGTCCAAGCCGGCGACAACTTCTGGCCGGCACTCATCGGCTTCCTTGTCACCGCATCGCTACTGCCGGTGCTCGCCGTGATCGCGATTGCGCTGTCCGGCTCGAACCTGCGCGACCTCGCGCAGCGCGCCGGCACCGCATTCGGCGTGGTCTTCCCGGTCCTGGCATACCTTTCCATCGGCGCGTTCTACGCACTGCCGCGTACCGGCGCCGTCTCGTTTGAAACCGCGATCACCCCGCTGTTCGGCTTTGACTCGCTGGTTGCCTCGGGCATCTTCAACGTCGTGTTCTTCGGCATCGCCCTGGCGCTGTCTTGGAACCCGACCACCATCATGGAGAAACTGGGCAAGTTCCTCACCCCGGCGCTGCTCGTACTGCTGATCGTCATGATCTCCGTGTCCGCATTCCGCTGGAGCGCCGAGCCGGCCACCCCGCAGGAGCCGTACGACAACGGCCCGCTGACCTCCGGCCTGCTCGAGGGCTACCTGACCATGGACTCCATTGCCGCACTGGCGTTTTCCATCGTGGTGATTTCCACCCTGCGTGGCCGCGGCTTCAAGGAAGGCGCCCCGCTGGTCAGCGGCACCATCTATGCAGGTGTTGGCGCCGGTGCCATGCTTGCGCTGGTGTACGTCGGTCTTGGCGTCATTGGCCGTGTCATGCCGGGCGCATCCAACTTTGACAACGGCGCAGGCTTGCTCGCTGAGGCCTCCAACCTGACCATGGGTGGTGCTGGACAGGCAGTGTTCTCCGCCATCGTGCTGCTCGCCTGCCTGACCACTGCTGTCGGCCTGATCACCGCAACCGCCGAGTACTTCTCGGAGCAGTTCCCGGGTTCCTACCACGTGTGGGCTGTCATCTTCGCTGTCGCTTCCATGATCATGGCAACCCAGGGCCTGGACTTCGTTATGGCGATCGCTGCTCCGGTGATCGGCTTCCTGTACCCGCCGGCGATTACCCTGATTGCCCTGACGCTCATCGAGCCGGCCTTCCGTGCACGTACCCGCTTCAGCTGGGCGTTCTTCGTCCCGCTGTGGGTCGCCGTGGTCTGGTCCGCGATCGAGACCTTCATCTCCTTGGACTGGGCAGCCGATGCACTGCGCCCGATTGTGCAGTGGGCCCCGTTGGCCGCTGAGGGCCTCGGCTGGGTTGTTCCGGTTGTTGTGGCCTTCATCATCGGTTTGATCGTGGACCTGGCCAAGCCGAAGCCTGCGATGATCCCGGGCACCATGGAGTCCATCGAAGGCGAAGACCTCTCCGCCGAAGGTGACGCTGCACCGGTGCTGCAGTCGTAG
- a CDS encoding LLM class flavin-dependent oxidoreductase translates to MRTPLSLIDFCTRYPDESVGEAMKRSVTFAQKAEGLGYDRIWYAEHHNMSSIVSSSPAVLISHIGAKTERIRLGSGGVMLPNHSPYVIAEQFGMLEELYPGRIDLGLGRAPGTDQQTLGRALRRDPAAAERFPEDVLELQAWLSNESPLPGVTAMPGFNTNVPLIILGSSMFGASLAAKLGLPYAFASHFAPQHLEQATTYYKENYQPSERHPEPYCIAAVNVTAADSEQEAEEQTRIVHRNRVRAFMGRRGTMLSDDQLDAVVNSHQGRQITDMLRYTAKGTGEQVAEYLEAFQKLANADELMISLQSGSHDATLRNMEILAGSWGK, encoded by the coding sequence ATGCGTACGCCACTTTCTCTGATCGATTTTTGCACCCGCTACCCCGACGAGTCCGTCGGCGAGGCGATGAAGCGCTCCGTTACTTTCGCGCAAAAGGCGGAAGGGTTGGGCTACGACCGGATTTGGTACGCGGAGCACCACAACATGTCGAGCATTGTGTCGTCCTCACCCGCGGTGCTCATTAGCCACATCGGCGCGAAGACCGAGCGCATTCGCCTCGGTTCGGGCGGTGTGATGCTGCCAAACCACTCCCCGTACGTGATTGCGGAGCAGTTCGGCATGCTCGAGGAGCTCTATCCCGGCCGCATCGACCTTGGCTTGGGCCGCGCGCCCGGTACTGATCAGCAGACGCTGGGCCGTGCTTTGCGACGAGACCCTGCCGCCGCCGAACGCTTCCCCGAAGACGTTCTCGAGCTGCAGGCGTGGCTGTCCAACGAGTCCCCACTGCCAGGCGTGACCGCGATGCCCGGGTTTAACACGAACGTACCGCTGATCATTCTGGGTTCGTCCATGTTCGGCGCATCCCTGGCCGCGAAGCTGGGCCTGCCGTACGCGTTCGCCTCTCACTTCGCGCCGCAGCACTTGGAGCAGGCCACCACCTATTACAAGGAGAACTACCAGCCTTCGGAGCGCCACCCCGAGCCGTACTGCATCGCCGCGGTCAACGTCACAGCTGCCGATTCCGAGCAGGAAGCCGAGGAACAAACCCGTATCGTGCACCGCAACCGCGTGCGCGCGTTCATGGGGCGGCGCGGAACGATGCTTTCGGACGACCAACTTGACGCCGTGGTCAATTCCCACCAGGGCCGCCAGATCACGGACATGCTGCGCTACACGGCGAAGGGCACCGGCGAGCAGGTTGCGGAATACCTCGAGGCGTTCCAAAAACTGGCCAATGCGGACGAGTTGATGATTTCGCTGCAGTCCGGCAGCCACGACGCAACCCTGCGGAATATGGAAATTCTTGCCGGTTCCTGGGGAAAGTAA